From Prosthecobacter vanneervenii, one genomic window encodes:
- a CDS encoding DUF1501 domain-containing protein has translation MKTSRSTPTSISQAFSPAGGDLLRIGSTRRGFLQTGLAGLAGISLPALFQQKALAAATGQATRKTNVVLFWLSGGPSHIDMWDPKPEAPSEIRGPFGHIRTKVPGIHVCEHLPLTAKIMDRLTLVRSVDCSASDHTPITMQACNPLARRTNDGRDGGGYPSMGSIAAKFRGANAPGIPGYVALADSLPADIWGAGHMGNAFNPVSGKDLSGRLKLVEGLSIERLGSRRDLAEQMDQWKRGIGANESVASADHFTQQAYEVLMEGSAQRALNLEEESAAMRDRYGRDSLGEKALLARRLIEAGSTFVTVSGAWGYFDHHGDEVKWGGIKKGLTPLLPSVDRTLHAIVTDLEDRGLLDSTLILMMGEFGRSPVINKNAGRDHWPRVMSMVMAGGGLRHGQVIGSTDKHGGEIETRRVAPGDLAATVFHHLGIAQNTNWIDPQGRPRPIVAEGGRVMTELL, from the coding sequence ATGAAAACCAGCCGTTCCACCCCCACGAGCATTTCACAGGCTTTCAGTCCGGCCGGCGGCGATTTGCTGCGCATCGGCTCGACCCGGCGCGGCTTTTTGCAGACGGGACTCGCGGGGCTGGCGGGCATTTCACTGCCAGCGCTCTTCCAGCAGAAGGCCCTGGCCGCGGCCACGGGACAGGCGACGCGAAAGACCAATGTGGTGCTTTTCTGGCTCTCCGGCGGGCCGAGCCACATCGACATGTGGGACCCAAAACCTGAAGCACCGAGCGAAATTCGCGGGCCATTCGGGCATATCCGCACCAAAGTTCCGGGCATTCATGTGTGCGAACATCTGCCGCTGACGGCAAAAATCATGGACCGGCTGACGCTGGTGCGTTCGGTGGACTGCAGTGCGAGCGATCACACGCCGATCACCATGCAGGCGTGCAATCCCCTGGCTCGGCGCACCAATGATGGCCGTGACGGCGGGGGCTATCCGTCCATGGGGTCAATCGCCGCAAAGTTTCGCGGAGCCAATGCACCGGGCATTCCGGGATATGTGGCGCTGGCGGATTCGCTGCCCGCCGACATCTGGGGGGCTGGCCACATGGGCAATGCCTTCAACCCTGTGAGCGGCAAGGATTTGTCGGGCAGGCTCAAACTGGTGGAAGGTCTCAGCATCGAACGGCTCGGCAGCCGTCGTGATCTAGCTGAGCAAATGGACCAGTGGAAACGCGGCATTGGTGCGAATGAGTCCGTCGCATCGGCTGACCACTTTACGCAGCAGGCTTATGAAGTGCTAATGGAAGGAAGCGCCCAGCGTGCGCTGAATCTGGAGGAAGAATCTGCTGCGATGCGAGACAGATACGGACGCGACAGCCTCGGGGAAAAAGCGCTGCTCGCCCGCAGGCTCATTGAGGCGGGGTCAACGTTTGTCACCGTCAGCGGCGCCTGGGGCTACTTTGATCATCATGGCGATGAAGTGAAGTGGGGAGGCATCAAAAAAGGCCTCACTCCGCTGCTGCCCAGCGTGGATCGCACGCTACACGCGATTGTCACGGATCTCGAAGACCGCGGGCTGCTGGACAGCACCCTGATCCTCATGATGGGCGAATTTGGGCGCAGTCCGGTGATCAACAAGAATGCAGGACGCGACCACTGGCCGCGTGTGATGTCGATGGTAATGGCAGGAGGCGGGCTGCGCCATGGACAGGTGATCGGCAGCACGGACAAGCATGGTGGAGAAATCGAAACCCGCCGTGTCGCCCCCGGAGACCTGGCCGCGACGGTCTTTCACCATCTGGGGATCGCGCAAAATACGAACTGGATTGATCCACAGGGCCGGCCGAGACCCATCGTGGCCGAAGGTGGCAGGGTGATGACAGAGCTGTTGTGA
- a CDS encoding GNAT family N-acetyltransferase yields the protein MLRLQNFHGAELAPHIDALGALRIAVFHEYPYLYIGNLENERDYLGTYVRSAGSLVVLVFDGEKVVGATTCLPMPDEGPEFKAPFVEGGYDISTICYFGESILLPEYRGQGIGKEFFVRREAHARALGLKLSTFCAVDRPETHPLRPQGYRPLDEFWRSQGYVRHPELQATFVWKEIGEDEESPKTLTYWTKKL from the coding sequence ATGCTTCGTCTGCAAAACTTCCACGGCGCCGAACTGGCTCCGCACATTGATGCTCTGGGTGCGCTGCGCATCGCGGTTTTTCATGAGTATCCGTATCTTTACATCGGCAATCTGGAAAATGAGCGGGATTACCTGGGCACGTATGTGAGATCAGCGGGCAGCCTCGTGGTGCTGGTGTTTGATGGGGAAAAGGTGGTGGGTGCCACCACGTGCCTGCCGATGCCAGATGAGGGTCCGGAATTCAAAGCCCCGTTTGTTGAGGGTGGCTATGACATCTCCACAATCTGTTATTTCGGCGAATCGATCCTGCTGCCGGAATATCGCGGCCAAGGCATCGGCAAGGAGTTCTTTGTGCGTCGTGAGGCGCATGCCAGAGCGCTGGGTCTGAAGCTCAGCACCTTCTGCGCCGTGGACCGCCCGGAGACGCACCCGCTGCGTCCGCAGGGATATCGACCGCTGGATGAATTCTGGCGCAGCCAGGGGTACGTGCGGCATCCAGAGTTGCAGGCCACGTTTGTATGGAAGGAAATCGGGGAAGATGAGGAGTCTCCGAAGACGCTGACGTATTGGACGAAGAAGCTGTAG
- a CDS encoding 3-keto-disaccharide hydrolase: MKHLILQLLLGTSLIAEDVPLWRELFNGKDLSGWVDVNTSPETWSVKDGMLVCKGLPIGVMRSEKQYENFILHIEWMHMEAGGNSGVFVWSEGTAAPGKELPKGMEVQMLELEWPKLHPGKDGQPNHPGYVSGELFGANGLEGVPDNPRGKRSMSWEMRCKGKGEWNTYDVVCVDGTVKLSINGKFVNGISQSTVRKGYLCLESEGAEIHFRNIRILELPGGRVTPEQTAPVVK, translated from the coding sequence ATGAAACACCTTATCCTCCAACTTCTCCTGGGTACCAGCCTGATCGCGGAAGACGTACCGCTATGGCGCGAACTCTTTAACGGGAAGGACCTGAGCGGCTGGGTGGATGTGAATACGAGCCCGGAGACTTGGAGCGTGAAAGATGGGATGCTGGTGTGCAAAGGGCTGCCGATCGGCGTGATGCGCAGCGAAAAGCAGTATGAGAATTTTATTTTGCACATCGAATGGATGCACATGGAGGCGGGAGGGAATTCCGGCGTGTTTGTCTGGAGCGAAGGAACAGCGGCACCGGGCAAAGAACTGCCGAAAGGAATGGAGGTACAGATGTTGGAGCTGGAATGGCCGAAGCTGCACCCCGGAAAGGACGGGCAGCCGAACCACCCGGGCTATGTGTCTGGCGAACTCTTTGGTGCGAACGGGCTGGAGGGCGTACCGGACAATCCGCGCGGGAAGCGCAGCATGTCGTGGGAGATGCGCTGCAAGGGCAAGGGCGAATGGAACACGTATGACGTGGTGTGCGTGGACGGGACGGTGAAGCTGTCGATCAACGGAAAGTTTGTGAACGGCATCAGCCAGTCAACAGTGCGCAAAGGGTATCTGTGCCTGGAGTCGGAAGGAGCGGAGATTCATTTTCGCAACATCCGAATCTTGGAACTGCCGGGCGGCAGAGTGACGCCGGAGCAGACGGCTCCGGTGGTGAAATAG
- a CDS encoding SufE family protein: protein MSLVEKQQSLIDDLNFIPDPHERLNAVVSRGTAMKMNAAFKIEANLVPGCVSRVWLHGECAEGLTRFTCDAESPMVKGLASLLCDLYSGVTPAEAVTVEPRVWEACGFTKMISPTRLNGLANMRLKIRAMSEQFSISPVSH, encoded by the coding sequence ATGAGTCTTGTGGAAAAACAGCAGTCGCTGATCGACGACTTAAATTTCATTCCCGACCCGCACGAACGCCTGAACGCCGTGGTATCCCGTGGCACGGCGATGAAAATGAATGCGGCTTTCAAGATAGAAGCCAATCTCGTGCCGGGCTGTGTCTCGCGCGTGTGGCTGCATGGAGAGTGCGCAGAAGGCCTGACACGATTCACCTGCGATGCGGAATCTCCGATGGTCAAGGGCCTGGCCTCGCTGCTGTGCGATTTGTACAGTGGTGTGACTCCTGCTGAGGCAGTGACCGTGGAGCCGCGTGTCTGGGAAGCCTGTGGCTTCACCAAAATGATCTCCCCCACCCGCCTGAACGGACTGGCCAACATGAGGCTCAAAATTCGCGCGATGTCAGAACAGTTTTCCATCTCCCCCGTTTCTCACTGA
- a CDS encoding alpha/beta hydrolase family protein translates to MKLPLLSAALLVMALPTLAQQSETLPDTQPLIKDGDISEQMHAAALEDMDQLITDSVKTRAKHWHRNVSSPQAYVESIRENREHFRHIIGLKDKRVPVALERYGDETNLALVGKTKTYRVYQVRWPVLEQVSGEGLLLEPKGKPRGYIIAIPDADQTPEQIAGLAGGVPAEAQIARRFVENGFAVIVPVLINRSDAGSGNPAILMTNMPHREWIHRQAYMMGRHIIGYEVQKVLALVDWVNIHRHDQIGVAGYGEGGLIAMYAAAVDTRIDAALVSGYFKSRQRTWREPLYRNVWGLLAEFGDAEIASLIAPRGLVIHYTDEPDVDGPPEPKGKKSQAAPGRLSTPEFDEVEEEYLRIDSLVPASLQRRSLVRSDAAAANALAKLLKTDANMALSKELPQNLRQTYLPAVRQLAQMKELEAHVQRLLRGSDQVRNEFYLYKIMPEFRNEAWTYAQFADKKPDKFITASKEFRKTFWDDVIGRIDSPLPTPKPRTRKIYDKPKWTGYEVVLDVGGEGFAWGVLLLPKDLQPGEKRPVVVCQHGRNGVPSDVIEGDKPAYHDFAAHLAERGFITLAPHNLYKVEDQYRTLSRKGNTVKASMFSVMLRHHEQWLNWLASLPQVDEKRVGFYGLSYGGESAVRIPPLLDGYCLSICSGDFNDWTRKVATTEDKHSFMFTDEWEMPYFNMGSTFSYAELTYLMFPRPFMVERGHHDGVSIDPWVAYEYAKTRWLYAQFGQEDRTEIEFFNGGHTINGQGTFEFLHKQLNWPKR, encoded by the coding sequence ATGAAACTGCCGCTCCTTTCAGCCGCTTTGCTGGTAATGGCTTTGCCTACTCTGGCCCAGCAGTCGGAAACACTGCCGGACACCCAGCCGCTGATCAAAGACGGGGACATCTCCGAGCAGATGCATGCGGCGGCGTTGGAAGACATGGATCAGCTCATCACCGATTCGGTGAAAACCCGTGCAAAGCACTGGCATCGCAACGTCTCTTCCCCGCAAGCTTACGTCGAGTCCATCCGTGAAAACCGCGAGCACTTCCGGCACATCATCGGTCTCAAGGACAAGCGCGTTCCCGTGGCGCTGGAACGCTACGGCGACGAGACCAATCTTGCCCTCGTCGGCAAGACCAAGACCTACCGCGTCTATCAGGTGCGCTGGCCGGTGCTGGAGCAGGTTTCTGGCGAAGGCCTGCTGCTGGAGCCCAAGGGCAAGCCTCGTGGTTACATCATCGCCATCCCGGATGCAGATCAGACGCCCGAGCAGATCGCCGGTCTTGCTGGCGGCGTGCCCGCAGAGGCCCAGATCGCCCGCCGCTTTGTGGAAAACGGCTTCGCCGTCATCGTGCCCGTTTTGATCAACCGCAGCGACGCTGGCTCCGGCAATCCGGCCATCCTCATGACGAACATGCCGCATCGTGAGTGGATTCATCGCCAGGCCTATATGATGGGCCGCCACATCATCGGTTACGAAGTGCAGAAGGTGCTCGCGCTTGTGGACTGGGTGAACATTCACCGTCACGACCAGATTGGCGTGGCCGGTTATGGCGAGGGCGGCCTCATCGCCATGTATGCGGCTGCGGTGGATACCCGCATCGACGCCGCATTGGTCAGCGGTTACTTCAAATCCCGCCAGCGTACCTGGCGCGAACCTCTCTACCGCAATGTCTGGGGCCTGCTCGCCGAGTTCGGCGACGCTGAGATCGCCTCTCTCATCGCTCCTCGCGGCCTCGTCATTCATTACACGGATGAGCCGGATGTGGACGGCCCTCCCGAGCCCAAGGGCAAGAAAAGCCAGGCCGCACCAGGCAGGCTCAGCACGCCTGAATTCGACGAAGTTGAGGAGGAATACCTGCGCATCGACTCCCTCGTGCCCGCCAGCCTGCAGCGTCGTTCGCTTGTGCGCAGCGATGCCGCTGCCGCCAACGCCCTGGCCAAACTCCTTAAGACCGACGCAAACATGGCCCTCTCCAAGGAACTGCCGCAAAACCTGCGCCAGACTTATCTGCCCGCCGTGCGCCAGCTCGCGCAGATGAAGGAGCTTGAGGCCCATGTGCAGCGTCTTCTTCGCGGCTCCGACCAGGTCCGCAATGAGTTCTATCTCTACAAGATCATGCCCGAGTTCCGCAACGAAGCCTGGACCTACGCCCAGTTTGCCGACAAAAAGCCGGACAAATTCATCACAGCTTCCAAAGAGTTCCGCAAAACTTTCTGGGATGACGTCATTGGTCGCATCGACTCACCGCTGCCCACCCCCAAGCCCCGCACGCGCAAGATCTACGACAAGCCCAAGTGGACAGGTTACGAGGTCGTGCTGGATGTCGGCGGCGAAGGCTTCGCCTGGGGCGTGCTCCTGCTTCCCAAAGATCTGCAGCCCGGAGAGAAGCGCCCCGTCGTCGTCTGCCAGCATGGCCGCAATGGCGTGCCGTCAGATGTCATCGAGGGAGACAAACCTGCTTACCATGACTTTGCTGCGCATCTGGCGGAACGCGGCTTCATCACCCTCGCGCCGCACAATCTCTACAAGGTTGAGGATCAATACCGCACCCTCTCCCGCAAGGGCAATACTGTGAAAGCCTCCATGTTCTCCGTCATGTTGCGGCATCACGAGCAGTGGCTGAACTGGCTCGCCTCGCTGCCGCAGGTGGATGAAAAACGCGTCGGTTTCTACGGTCTGAGCTACGGCGGAGAATCTGCCGTCCGTATTCCTCCGCTGCTGGACGGCTACTGTCTTTCCATCTGCTCCGGCGATTTCAACGACTGGACCCGCAAGGTGGCCACCACCGAGGACAAGCACAGCTTCATGTTCACCGACGAGTGGGAGATGCCCTACTTCAACATGGGCAGCACCTTCAGCTACGCCGAGCTCACCTACCTGATGTTCCCCCGACCCTTCATGGTCGAGCGCGGTCACCACGACGGCGTCTCCATCGACCCCTGGGTGGCCTACGAGTACGCCAAGACACGCTGGCTCTACGCCCAGTTTGGCCAGGAGGACCGCACCGAGATCGAGTTCTTCAACGGCGGCCATACCATCAACGGCCAGGGCACCTTCGAGTTCCTGCACAAACAGCTCAACTGGCCCAAGCGCTAG
- a CDS encoding ROK family protein, translated as MSEELPLIAAIEAGGTKFVCAVGTGPHDIRDVTRIATTTPEETMAGVTRFLSMAKSKHGPIAAIGIGSFGPIDLDRNSETYGYITSTPKPGWQFTNVVPMLHDRYHVPIAWDTDVNAAVLGEYLWGAGQGMDPLVYITVGTGVGGGVLMNGQLLHGLLHPEIGHLLVPPPQNSSAIQHACHCPFHKSCVEGYISGTSLASRWGVKADSLPPDHPAWEEVADVMAHALMNLTLSLCPKRIILGGGVMSQEHILPLVRGRLTKLNNGYLRVPELDRGIDDFIVSPGLGARSGLLGALALGKYELDRHNNGAAAPVGV; from the coding sequence ATGAGCGAAGAACTTCCTCTCATTGCCGCCATCGAGGCCGGCGGCACCAAGTTCGTCTGCGCCGTAGGCACCGGCCCTCACGACATTCGTGATGTCACCCGCATCGCCACCACCACCCCGGAGGAAACTATGGCGGGCGTCACGCGCTTTCTCTCCATGGCCAAGTCCAAGCACGGCCCCATTGCCGCCATCGGCATCGGTTCCTTCGGCCCCATCGACTTGGACAGAAACAGCGAGACCTACGGCTACATCACCTCCACGCCCAAGCCCGGCTGGCAGTTCACCAATGTCGTGCCCATGCTGCACGACCGCTACCACGTGCCAATTGCCTGGGACACCGACGTGAATGCCGCCGTTCTCGGAGAGTACCTCTGGGGCGCAGGGCAGGGGATGGATCCCCTCGTTTATATCACGGTCGGCACCGGCGTCGGCGGCGGCGTGTTGATGAATGGTCAGCTCCTCCACGGACTGCTCCATCCGGAGATCGGCCATCTGCTGGTTCCCCCTCCTCAAAATTCCTCCGCCATCCAGCACGCCTGCCACTGCCCTTTTCACAAGAGCTGCGTCGAAGGCTACATCAGCGGCACTTCACTGGCCTCACGCTGGGGTGTCAAAGCCGACTCCCTGCCCCCGGACCACCCCGCCTGGGAGGAGGTGGCGGACGTCATGGCGCATGCGCTCATGAATCTTACCCTCAGCCTCTGTCCCAAACGCATCATCCTCGGCGGCGGTGTCATGAGCCAGGAGCACATTCTTCCGCTCGTGCGTGGCCGTCTCACCAAGCTCAACAACGGCTACCTCCGAGTGCCGGAGCTTGATCGCGGCATCGATGACTTCATCGTCTCCCCCGGCCTCGGTGCCCGCTCCGGACTGCTCGGCGCTCTCGCGCTTGGCAAGTACGAGCTGGACCGTCACAACAACGGCGCAGCCGCTCCTGTCGGTGTTTGA
- a CDS encoding SGNH/GDSL hydrolase family protein, with protein MHRLLPALSFLFIGLLSATAQQPPKPKPPPNPSLAPIQDVAGLPRVLLIGDSISMGYTLPVRKLLEGKANVHRIPTNGGPTKNGVASIAKWLGTGKWDVIHFNWGIHDLKYMPDGKRQVEPAAYEANLRSLVATMKATGAKLIWATTTPIPEGELNPPRKFGQVKEYNDIAARVMAENGIAIDDLNAWITPQLATMQNPRDVHYTAAGSDYLAKQVAAEITKALGK; from the coding sequence ATGCACCGCCTCCTTCCTGCTCTTTCCTTTCTTTTCATCGGCCTTCTCAGCGCCACCGCGCAGCAGCCACCCAAGCCCAAGCCGCCGCCCAATCCATCCCTGGCACCCATCCAGGATGTTGCAGGATTGCCGCGCGTCCTCCTCATCGGAGACTCCATCTCCATGGGCTACACCTTGCCTGTGCGCAAGCTCCTGGAGGGCAAAGCCAACGTCCATCGCATTCCCACGAATGGCGGCCCCACCAAAAACGGCGTCGCCAGCATCGCCAAATGGCTCGGCACCGGCAAATGGGACGTCATCCACTTCAACTGGGGCATCCACGACCTCAAATACATGCCCGATGGCAAGCGCCAGGTCGAGCCCGCCGCCTATGAGGCCAATCTCCGCAGCCTCGTCGCCACCATGAAAGCCACGGGCGCAAAGCTCATCTGGGCCACCACCACTCCCATCCCCGAGGGCGAGCTCAATCCGCCCCGCAAGTTCGGTCAGGTGAAGGAATACAACGACATCGCCGCCCGTGTCATGGCAGAAAATGGCATCGCCATCGACGACCTGAACGCCTGGATCACGCCCCAGCTCGCCACTATGCAGAATCCCCGCGACGTGCACTACACCGCCGCCGGCAGCGACTACCTCGCCAAGCAGGTCGCCGCAGAAATCACCAAGGCGCTCGGCAAGTAA
- the purM gene encoding phosphoribosylformylglycinamidine cyclo-ligase, with translation MSSSSAHTYKQAGVDIHEAASLVDDIGVLVKRTQQKRKLANPFGLFAAAYDLSAYKHPIILTGCDGVGTKIELLLKHDQLEAAGKDLVAMNVNDVLTTGADPIMFLDYVGIPKIQKTQITRIIAGMTEYLEACNCILAGGETAEMPGMVPEGMVELSGFAIGACEKEDLLDPGTIAAGDVLIGWPSAGFHANGFSLVRRIIEKEKLQFSEDEMRTLLLPTLLYHEQPAALKAAGIRPRAMAHITGGGLPENLGRMFLKRGLGANLRIPFWQNDVVQKVLRHADPKDAIDTFNMGLGWVAIVSPADADKALACGQNAKIIGEMDTSAEVRVEIV, from the coding sequence ATGAGCAGTTCCTCCGCACATACCTACAAACAAGCCGGCGTCGATATTCACGAAGCAGCATCGCTGGTCGATGACATCGGCGTGCTGGTGAAGCGCACCCAGCAGAAGCGGAAGCTGGCAAATCCCTTCGGCCTGTTCGCCGCCGCCTACGACCTCAGCGCCTACAAGCACCCCATCATTCTCACCGGCTGTGACGGTGTCGGCACCAAGATCGAGCTCCTGCTCAAGCACGACCAGCTCGAAGCCGCCGGCAAAGACCTCGTCGCTATGAACGTGAATGACGTGCTCACCACCGGCGCGGACCCCATCATGTTCCTCGACTACGTGGGCATCCCCAAGATCCAGAAGACGCAGATCACCCGCATCATCGCTGGCATGACCGAATACCTGGAGGCCTGCAATTGCATCCTCGCTGGCGGTGAGACCGCCGAGATGCCCGGCATGGTGCCCGAGGGCATGGTCGAGCTCAGCGGCTTCGCCATCGGCGCCTGCGAAAAGGAAGACCTGCTCGATCCCGGCACCATCGCCGCTGGCGATGTGCTCATCGGCTGGCCCAGCGCGGGGTTCCACGCCAACGGCTTCAGCCTTGTCCGCCGCATCATTGAGAAGGAAAAGCTTCAGTTCAGCGAAGACGAAATGCGCACGCTGCTCCTGCCCACGCTGCTCTATCATGAGCAGCCCGCCGCTCTCAAAGCCGCAGGCATCCGCCCCCGGGCCATGGCCCACATCACCGGTGGTGGTCTGCCGGAAAACCTCGGCCGCATGTTCCTCAAGCGTGGCCTCGGTGCCAATCTCCGCATCCCCTTCTGGCAGAACGACGTCGTCCAGAAGGTTCTCCGCCACGCCGACCCAAAAGACGCCATCGACACCTTCAACATGGGCCTCGGCTGGGTCGCCATCGTCTCCCCGGCAGATGCCGACAAAGCCCTCGCCTGCGGCCAGAACGCCAAAATCATTGGCGAGATGGACACCAGCGCCGAAGTCCGCGTCGAGATCGTCTGA
- the lysA gene encoding diaminopimelate decarboxylase codes for MHSFRYHQGQLFAENVPLQSLAEKHGTPLYVYSKATITGHFTRLDASLAKLNHLICYAVKANSNIAVLSTIAKLGGGFDIVSAGELYRVIKAGGDPAKCTFAGVGKTRDEIEYALKQGIYCFNAESEAELHYINQVAGELGMKAPVAVRVNPNVDAKTHAKITTGKSENKFGIDFDQILDVYARAAASCPHLVIKGLQMHIGSQLTNVAPFLEAVQKVIPLVTEVKAKYGIEFFSIGGGIGINYKQSLDSGDAAWWQENAEVHPLTVQAYAEAVVPHLEPLGLRILCEPGRFMVGNAGVMLTKVLYEKRGAAKVFKIVDAGMNDLIRPTLYEGWHQIVPLKQPADATVEKVDVVGPICESGDFLAQNREIPLVKAGEYLAVLSAGAYGFTMASNYNTRPMPAEILVDGDKATVVRERQTLEDVLKGEHLA; via the coding sequence ATGCATAGTTTCCGCTACCACCAAGGCCAGCTTTTTGCCGAAAACGTCCCGCTTCAATCCCTCGCCGAGAAACACGGCACGCCGCTCTACGTCTATTCAAAGGCCACCATCACCGGCCATTTCACCCGTCTGGACGCATCTCTGGCAAAGCTGAACCACCTCATCTGCTATGCGGTGAAGGCCAATTCCAACATCGCCGTGCTCAGCACCATCGCCAAGCTCGGCGGCGGTTTCGACATCGTCTCCGCAGGCGAGCTCTATCGCGTGATCAAGGCCGGTGGCGATCCCGCCAAATGCACCTTCGCAGGCGTGGGCAAAACCCGCGACGAGATCGAGTACGCCCTCAAGCAGGGCATCTACTGCTTCAATGCCGAGTCCGAGGCCGAGCTGCACTACATCAATCAGGTCGCCGGAGAACTCGGCATGAAGGCCCCCGTGGCCGTCCGTGTGAATCCCAACGTTGACGCCAAGACCCACGCCAAGATCACCACTGGCAAGAGCGAAAACAAATTCGGCATCGACTTCGACCAGATCCTCGACGTTTACGCCCGTGCTGCAGCCAGCTGTCCCCATCTGGTCATCAAAGGCCTTCAGATGCACATTGGCTCCCAGCTCACCAATGTGGCTCCCTTCCTCGAGGCCGTGCAGAAGGTCATCCCCCTCGTCACTGAGGTGAAGGCCAAATACGGCATCGAGTTCTTCAGCATCGGCGGCGGCATTGGCATCAACTACAAGCAGAGCCTCGACTCTGGCGACGCTGCCTGGTGGCAGGAAAACGCCGAAGTCCACCCCCTCACCGTTCAGGCCTACGCCGAAGCGGTGGTGCCTCACCTGGAGCCTCTCGGCCTGCGCATCCTCTGCGAGCCCGGCCGCTTCATGGTCGGCAATGCCGGCGTCATGCTCACCAAGGTGCTCTATGAAAAGCGCGGTGCCGCCAAGGTCTTCAAGATCGTCGATGCCGGCATGAACGACCTCATCCGCCCCACCCTCTATGAAGGCTGGCACCAGATCGTCCCGCTCAAGCAGCCTGCAGACGCCACCGTGGAAAAGGTCGATGTCGTCGGCCCCATCTGTGAATCTGGCGACTTCCTGGCGCAGAATCGCGAAATCCCGCTCGTCAAAGCGGGCGAATACCTTGCCGTTCTCAGCGCTGGAGCCTACGGCTTCACCATGGCCTCCAACTACAACACCCGCCCCATGCCTGCCGAAATCCTCGTGGATGGAGACAAGGCCACCGTCGTCCGCGAGCGCCAGACCCTCGAAGACGTCCTCAAAGGCGAGCACCTGGCTTGA
- the metF gene encoding methylenetetrahydrofolate reductase [NAD(P)H] — MHIADILQSQRPTLSFEFFPPKTAEAFEALYQTIGELEAFKPSFVSVTYGAGGSTRELTHDLVVRINTTTSLDAVPHLTCVCHSEADIAAILERYAQAGVSNILALGGDPPKNLAGYDRSKDAFQHAADLVAFIKKFNDSGAHPDKRGFGIGVAGFPEGHPATPNRVLEMDYLKAKVDAGADYICTQLFFDNHDFYDFRERCHLAGINIPIIAGIMPITSASGMRRMAELAAGARYPAKLLRAIQRCGNDEAAVQKVGIHYATEQCRDLLDHGVDGIHFYTLNKSHATREIYSSLGIRDSAAVRPHS, encoded by the coding sequence ATGCACATCGCCGATATTCTTCAGTCCCAGCGCCCCACCCTCTCGTTTGAGTTCTTCCCGCCGAAGACCGCCGAGGCTTTTGAGGCGCTTTATCAGACCATCGGCGAGTTGGAGGCCTTCAAGCCCTCCTTTGTCAGCGTTACCTACGGCGCAGGCGGTTCCACCCGCGAGCTCACCCACGATCTGGTGGTGCGTATCAACACCACCACCAGCCTCGATGCCGTGCCGCATCTCACCTGCGTCTGCCATAGCGAGGCCGACATCGCCGCCATCCTGGAGCGCTACGCCCAGGCCGGCGTCAGCAACATCCTCGCCCTCGGTGGCGATCCGCCCAAAAACCTTGCCGGTTACGACCGCTCCAAGGATGCCTTCCAGCACGCCGCCGACCTCGTCGCCTTCATCAAGAAGTTCAACGACAGCGGCGCACATCCGGACAAGCGCGGCTTCGGCATCGGTGTGGCGGGCTTCCCAGAAGGCCATCCTGCCACGCCTAATCGCGTCCTGGAGATGGACTACCTCAAGGCCAAGGTGGATGCCGGTGCGGACTACATCTGCACCCAGCTCTTTTTCGACAACCACGACTTCTACGACTTCCGCGAGCGCTGCCACCTGGCCGGGATCAATATCCCCATCATCGCTGGCATCATGCCCATCACCAGTGCCTCCGGCATGCGCCGCATGGCCGAGCTGGCCGCCGGTGCCCGCTACCCCGCCAAGCTCCTCCGCGCCATCCAGCGCTGTGGCAATGACGAGGCCGCCGTGCAGAAAGTCGGGATCCACTATGCCACCGAGCAGTGCCGCGATCTCCTCGATCACGGCGTGGATGGCATCCATTTCTACACTCTCAACAAATCGCACGCCACGCGCGAGATCTACTCCAGTCTCGGCATCCGTGACTCCGCCGCCGTGCGGCCGCATTCATGA